The genomic DNA GTCAGCACCGAAACGGCCGTCTTCCAGATGATGAAAGTCGCCGGGACGCCGGAGTTCAAGAAGATCTCGTCCCTGCTTCGATGACGCCCCGCCCGCGGACGACCGCGCTCCTCCTCCTTGCGGCCCTTCTGTGCTTTTCCGCGCCCGCCGATGCGGCGCGCCAGACCCTCGCCCTCTTTCCGCCGGAAATCGTCCCCGCGGGGACCGACAACGCGTTGGGCCCCGCCGTCCCGGTCCTCGAACAGACGCTGAAGGAAAGGCTCGCCGACCGCTTCGACGTTCGCCCGGCGGGAGAGGGAACCGCCCCCGCGACCGACGATACGCGCCGCCGCAGGGCCAGGACGCTCGGCGCCTCCTACGTCTTTACCACGAACATCTCGCGCATCGGGAAAACGGTGGCGCTCGACGTGACGATCGCCCCCGTGGAAGAACCGGGGAAGGGACGCACCATCGTCGTCTCGGGCGCCCTCGAGAACCCGTCCGCGCTCACCCCGCGCGATCTCGCCCTGTTCCGCCGCCTGGGCACCGAAGCGGCCCTCAAGGCGAAATACATCTTCTTCGGCGACGAACGGGTGGGGG from Deltaproteobacteria bacterium includes the following:
- a CDS encoding VCBS repeat-containing protein, which encodes MTPRPRTTALLLLAALLCFSAPADAARQTLALFPPEIVPAGTDNALGPAVPVLEQTLKERLADRFDVRPAGEGTAPATDDTRRRRARTLGASYVFTTNISRIGKTVALDVTIAPVEEPGKGRTIVVSGALENPSALTPRDLALFRRLGTEAALKAKYIFFGDERVGEGASAKSVPKLSGTITRSAPLPGDMVSTALSDTDLDGKMEFVAAYPDAIAVYRVEKDELREKARIPDAGPGLFHVDAADVTRNGVADIIAVRYAGGKALSDIWQFDGKEYRKISSDLPYFLRTADLGP